A stretch of DNA from Pontiella agarivorans:
CGATGTTCCGCTTTCCGAGGCAGGAAAGCTGCAGGTTGGGCAACCTGCAAAAATCACCACGGCCATGCTACCGGGGCGTACGTTTGAGGGGCGGGTGATCAGCATTACCGGCCAGGCCGACCTGCAGCGGAATACATTGCAGGCCAAGGTGGCGATCAGCGAGCCTGACCCGCGTATGCGGCCGGATGTGCTCTGCCGTGTGGAGTTTTATGGGGTTCCGGTTTCCGGCGTATCCGGTGCGGTTTCCGCCTCGGGATATTCGCTGTGGATTCCTCAGTCCGCTCTGCAGTCGGATGCCGCGGAGCAGCCGGTATGGGTTGTGGATCCGCTAAACGGCGTAGCGGAGCAGCGCATGGTTAAACTGACCGGAGCGGTTAAAGAAGGTTTTCGCGGTGTTTCAACAGGCGTGCGGGCCAATGAAAAGGTCATTGTACAGGCCGAAGGTAAACTGGCCGAAGGTGTAAGGGTGAAGGAGATCAGCAAATGAGTGAACATAATCGTATTTTGATTAAGTGCCGGAATCTGACGAAGCACTATAAAAAGGGCAGCCGGCTGGTGACCCCGCTGGAAGGGCTCGATCTGGATGTGCAGCAGGGTGAGTTTCTGGCACTGATGGGCCCGTCGGGATCGGGCAAAACAACCCTGTTGAATCTGATGGCCGGCATTGACCAGCCGAGCGAGGGCCTGCTGGAGGTCTGCGGCGAAGAAATCGGTAAACTTTCGCGCAGCCGGCTGGCGCGCTGGCGGGCGGCGAACGTGGGGTATATTTTTCAGCTTTATCATTTAGTCCCGGTTCTGACGGCATTTGAAAATGTGGAGCTTCCGCTGCTGCTCAGCAATATGTCGCGTCGGGAACGGCGGGAGCGGGTGGAGCATACGCTCGCGCTGGTCGGACTCGACGGCCGTATGCACCATTTCCCGAAAGAGCTCTCCGGCGGTCAGGAGCAGCGTGTGGCGATTGCGCGGGCGCTGGTGACTTCGCCCGATCTGCTGGTGGCTGATGAACCGACCGGTGACCTCGATCGCGAGGCTGCGGATTCGGTATTGCAGCTGCTGCATCAGCTGGTGACAGAATATGGGAAAACGATTGTGATGGTCACCCACGACCCGCGTGCCGCCGAGCGTGCTCATCGTCTGCTGCATCTGGAAAAAGGGCGGCTGCTTGAAACGGAGGCCGGCTGATGTTTGTGAAGCTTTTTCGATTATTGGTGCTGGCGGGAAAACAGCTGATCCGGCACCGGGTGAGGACGTTGCTGACGTTGCTGGGTGTGGCGTCGGGGATGTTTCTGTTTACGACGGTGCAGACGATGCAGCGTTCGCTGGATAAATCGACCCGGATGACGGCGTCGGATACCACGCTGGTGGTTTACCGGGAAAACCGTTTCTGTCCGGAGACGAGCCGGCTGCCGGAATTTTATCTCGATGAAATTGCCCGGATTGACGGAGTGCGCGAGGTGATTCCCGTAAAGATTGCTGTGAGCAACTGCGGGGCGAGCCTGGATGTGGTGACGTTCCGAGGGGTGCCTGCGGACCGGCTTTCCGGTTATGCCCCTGAAATGAATATTCTTGAGGGGTCATATGAAGCCTGGCGGAATCGCGATGACGGAGCGCTGGTCGGTAAAGAGCTGGCGGCGAAGCGCGGGCTGAAACCCGGCGATGCCTTTGAGGCGGCCGGCGTGCGCGTGGTGGTTTCGGGTATTGTGGATTCGCCGCTGCCGCAGGATAACAGCGTGGCGTATGTGCATCTTCCGTTTATCCAGCAGGCGTCGAAGCACGGTCTCGGAATTGTGACGCAGTTCAATGTGCGCGTGAATGCAGGCGAGGATCTTGAAGCGGTTTCGGACCGGATCGATGAACGGTTCCGCAGCGAGACCGAGCCGACGGCAACCCAGCCGGAAAAGGCCTTTTTTGCGCAGACGGCGCGCGAACTGATTGATCTGATCAGCTTTACACGCTGGATCGGGCTGGGTGCGGTGCTGGCGGTGCTGGGACTGATCGGTAATGCGGTGCTGCTGGTGGTTCGCGGCCGTGTAAAGGAAAATGCCATTCTGCAGACCATTGGTTTTCCCGGAGTGGCCGTGGCCTACATGGTGGTTTGTGAAGGTGCGCTGCTTGGATTCGGAGGCAGTCTGCTGGGGGTTGGCCTGGCGACACTTTTCCTGAAACTGCGGGGGCTCTCCTTCGGGAATGAAGGTCAGGTAATGGCGCTGCTGCCGGATGCACAGGTGCTGCTCACTGGAATGAGTCTGGCATTGATTCTGGGTATGGCGGCTTCGCTGGTGCCGGCGTGGACGGCGATGCGCCGTCCGATTGTTGAAAGTCTGAGGAGCTGATTATGCTGCCGTTTGGATATGCAATACGGAATCTGATGCGCGATCCGATGCGCCTGCTGCAGGCGGTGCTCGGCAGTGGACTGGTGGTGCTGATGGTCATGATTGCCGCGGCAATCAATAATGGAATGACCGGAGTGCTGTCGGCGTCGGGATCCGAGGAAAATGTGATTCTGCTCGGAGCCGGTTCGGAAGAGAGTGTGCTGCGCAGTGAAATTTCGGAGCGCACTGCGGGAATCGTTGAATCGAGTATTACCGGATTGGAAGAGACGGCCGGCGTGCGTGCGGTTTCGCCGGAAATTCATCAGATGATCTATATTTCGGTAAATTCCAAGGATCGGAAACAGGCCTTTGTTCGCGGTGTGACCCCGCAGGCGCTGATGGTGCATCAGGAGGTCTCGGTGCAGGAGGGCCGCTATCTGCGTCCGGGGCAGGTGCTGGTCGGGCGGCTGGCCTGGCGCAGGCTGGGGCTTCCGGAGGACGCACTGCAACCGGGAAAGGAAATCCGCATAGAGGATTCGACGATGACGATTGCCGGCATTTTTTCCGCGCCGGGCACGGTGATGGAATCCGAAATCTGGATGGATATCAACGACCTGCGTTCGATGAGTCAGCGCGAGCATCTGAGCTGTGTGGTGGTACGGCTGGGTGACGGCGAATTTGAAGATATTGACCTGTTCACGAAACAGCGGCTGGATCTGGAGCTCGGAGCGTTGCGCGAGAGTGATTATTTCGCAAAAATCGCGGCGTTTTATGCGCCGATTCGTGGGATGACCTGGGTGACGGCCCTGCTGATTGCTACGGGAGCACTGCTCGGCGGGCTCAATACGCTCTATGCCGCATTTGCGCCGCGCATTCGGGAAATCGCCACCCTGCAGGCGATCGGCTATGGACGCCGGGCGATTATGTTTTCGCTGATTCAGGAATCCACGATTGCCGCATTGAGCGGGGCGCTGCTGGCTTCGTTTGCAGCGATCGGATTGCTGGACGGGATTGCGGTTTCGTTTTCGATCGGCAGTTTTATTCTGCGCGTTTCGCCATCGGTGGCGGCGGCGGGATTAATCACCGGTTTAGGGCTGGGACTGATCGGGGCCATACCGCCGGGGCTCCGGTGTCTGCTGCCGCCGCTGCCGAGTGCGCTGCGGTCAGCGGGATAGTTTTCAGACAGGATGATTTTACAACCACAAAAACAGGAGAGGGCACGAGAAGTCCGGGGACTTGTTTTTGTGGCCGGAAAAATGAAGTGGATAAATGGAGAGTACAATGAAGAAGATTATGGGAATGGGATTTGTAGCCGGTGTTCTGCTGATTGCCGGATGTGGAAAAAAAGATGCAAGTGTCCAGGTATTGGAAATAGAAATTCCGGATGTGTTTGTCTCGGAGCCCATTGACGGTGAACCGACGGCGATTCCGGAAGCACGTAAGGCCAAGGCCGGCGATAAAATTGTTCTGTCCGGACTGGTTATGGGGGTACACCATCCGTTTGTGGAAGGGCGCGGCGTTTTTGTGCTGGGAGATGACGGCACGCTGGAACCGTGCGATGCCAAAGGCGATGATCATTGTCCGACGCCGTGGGATGCCTGCTGCGATCCGGCAGAACTCAAGCAGGCGGGTACAGTGACGGTCCAGGTGCTCGGCGATGATGGAAAACCGATCCGAACCGGACTCAAAGGAGTCAATGGATTGGCTGAACTCAGCCGCGTTACCGTTTCCGGAACCGTGGCAGAAAATTCATCGCCGGCAGCTTTTATCGTCAATGCCAAAGCCATTCATGTGGCAGAACGGTAAAAAAAAGGGTACGGATACCCCGTGCCGAAGTCATGTTTGTAAAGAGGTGGATTGACGACTGAACGTTTTTGGTGTTCCCTTTGTCTCTGCTTACAACCCATTGATTTGGGGGCGACTGGTTTCGACGGGTAGGTTGAAGCTTCAGTGGCGTGTCGAGGTTGGTCTCCAGGCCTCGTAAAAAGGAGCCCAAAAAACATAAATGCTGACGAAAGTTACGCACTGGCTGCATAAATGCGCCACGTCTCTACCCTGATACCTGCTAAGGGA
This window harbors:
- a CDS encoding ABC transporter ATP-binding protein; this encodes MSEHNRILIKCRNLTKHYKKGSRLVTPLEGLDLDVQQGEFLALMGPSGSGKTTLLNLMAGIDQPSEGLLEVCGEEIGKLSRSRLARWRAANVGYIFQLYHLVPVLTAFENVELPLLLSNMSRRERRERVEHTLALVGLDGRMHHFPKELSGGQEQRVAIARALVTSPDLLVADEPTGDLDREAADSVLQLLHQLVTEYGKTIVMVTHDPRAAERAHRLLHLEKGRLLETEAG
- a CDS encoding ABC transporter permease; its protein translation is MFVKLFRLLVLAGKQLIRHRVRTLLTLLGVASGMFLFTTVQTMQRSLDKSTRMTASDTTLVVYRENRFCPETSRLPEFYLDEIARIDGVREVIPVKIAVSNCGASLDVVTFRGVPADRLSGYAPEMNILEGSYEAWRNRDDGALVGKELAAKRGLKPGDAFEAAGVRVVVSGIVDSPLPQDNSVAYVHLPFIQQASKHGLGIVTQFNVRVNAGEDLEAVSDRIDERFRSETEPTATQPEKAFFAQTARELIDLISFTRWIGLGAVLAVLGLIGNAVLLVVRGRVKENAILQTIGFPGVAVAYMVVCEGALLGFGGSLLGVGLATLFLKLRGLSFGNEGQVMALLPDAQVLLTGMSLALILGMAASLVPAWTAMRRPIVESLRS
- a CDS encoding ABC transporter permease, producing MLPFGYAIRNLMRDPMRLLQAVLGSGLVVLMVMIAAAINNGMTGVLSASGSEENVILLGAGSEESVLRSEISERTAGIVESSITGLEETAGVRAVSPEIHQMIYISVNSKDRKQAFVRGVTPQALMVHQEVSVQEGRYLRPGQVLVGRLAWRRLGLPEDALQPGKEIRIEDSTMTIAGIFSAPGTVMESEIWMDINDLRSMSQREHLSCVVVRLGDGEFEDIDLFTKQRLDLELGALRESDYFAKIAAFYAPIRGMTWVTALLIATGALLGGLNTLYAAFAPRIREIATLQAIGYGRRAIMFSLIQESTIAALSGALLASFAAIGLLDGIAVSFSIGSFILRVSPSVAAAGLITGLGLGLIGAIPPGLRCLLPPLPSALRSAG